The sequence AATCTGTTTCTCCCACAGCACAAAGCTGGACAGGGGCCCTACGTGTCCTCCGCATTCGCGGCCTTCAAACACAAACTTCCTGGCCCCTTCTTTTATAAACATATCCAGCAATGAAGCTGAGGGTACATGCAGGAAAGACTGAATACCCTGCTGCTCCAGCGCTTTGGCCTGAGAGGGGCGGCCACCGGCAATGAGCACGAATGGAGGTTTTTCTTCCAGTATGTAGGCAGTCTGCTCATCTCTCAGCTCCTGCGGTGCAAACCCGAGTATACCCACACCCCAGGTTTTGTCACCGGCAAGTTGTTTGGTTTCGCGAATCAGGTTTCTGGCTGATTCGCCTTTCAATAAAGACAAGGCTACGAATGGCAGTGCACCTGCATTGGCTACAGCCGCAGCAAAAGCGGGCACGTCGCTCACACGTGTCATCGGCCCTTGTGCAATGGGATAGGTAATGTTCAATTCCTTCGCCAGTGCATTGTTCGGACTGATGACAGGCTGTGTTTGTGCCTGCCTGATATGCCCACGAATGGCATGATGCATACCGGTGATGAGTCTGCCTAATTTCTTATATCGCTTTACAAGGTCGATAGAGATGGCAATGTCCTGACCCAGTGGCAGGAAACCTTTATCCAGGTCCAATGTTTGTAACAGTGGCTCCAACTGGGCCATGGTCGCGTTTTCCGGCAGCTCCGGAGAGTTGGGGCGTACCAGTACGCGGAAATGATCGATGATGCGGGTCTCATTTCCATTGAGTTTTTCGCATACATTTTTTAATGCTTTAGGGGCTGTACATTCAGGAAAGAGTGCCAGTTGACTGTCCAGTACCACCCCTGTAGCGCCAGTGGCTATAAGAGCCGCTGTAGCGTGAATACCGATACCTCCCTGTACATATATGTGGGCATCAGGCATTGCTTTGACTACCTGCTGAAAAAGAATATAAGATGATTCATCACCTGTTTTACCACCGCTTTCATTCCCTTTGAGGATGATACCGTCGGCCTTCTCTTTCTTTGCCAGCTTCGCTTCGGCAAGACTATGCACCTGGTAAAACAGTTGTACTTTCTTTGGCAGTTTTAATTTCATGCCATAGGGTGCAATGACCATTGATACCTGCTCAGGGAGGGAAATATCTGCAACACTAGTATGCACAATACATACACCAAATGGTTGTGACAGTTGTAATGCCAGTGCAGATAATGCAGTTTCCGCAACCTGTCTGTTACGTCCTAAATGGAGTACAGGAAAGGCTTTCGCATTCGCCAAAGCAATGGCAAGGTGAACGTCAGGGTTTTCGAACGGGGTGATCCCGATAATTGTAGACATATTCATACTAGGTTATTTGAGTTAGATAACGGGCATACCTGTTCCGGTCCATGATCATCGTTTGATCATAGTAATGCTATACCGCGTGCCTGGATTATTTTAATATAACTGTTGCGCCTTTCAGACTACTATGTTGACGTCAGGACATAGTAATCCAATCCTGTTTATACGAACTGGAATTTGTTTTCATAGCGCAGACTTATTAAAGGCTGAACGGGCCTGGATCTCACATGAACAACTGTTCTTCCTGCTACAGAAAGTTAAATGGCTGAAAGAGATCTATTCTCGCAGCTCTTAATATATTATGACGATTCCTGGTGAAAATAAAAAGCGACTCCGGTAATGGTTATTTATCCTGATACGATGTTAATGACGATCGAAGATAAATTGGTGCAACAACACTATTGATTTCTCAGATCCCTGCCTGGTTTGGTACTGTGTTCTGGTTGTGGGTTTCATAGAATTTAAAAGATATCTGGTTATTTGAGATGTTTCAAAGGAAAAACCTTTAATGTTATGTTAAAGCTACTAAAATTTCCTTGAAAAAAATATAGGGGTTAGCGATGAATTAGTAGTTCGTAACAGGAAATTAATATCTGTAAATAATACTAATGTAAATATGAAAGGGAATAAAACTAAAAAAGACAAGTGGCACGGAAACCCATGCCACTTGTCTCAAATTGTAAACAGATACTTAGTTGTCTGCTGACAGCTTCCCAACGACTTTATATCCTCTGGAACTGTCTGCGTTAGTGACTTCCTGGTAATACATACCATCTGGAGACACGTATAATTGCTGACCATTTATTTCAACTCCCCTGCAACCATTTGGCAGTTGTTGCAATATCTCCGGCTCAGGTGCAGGCGCAGGTTGTTCGTCCTGTGCTTTGCCTGTATCCAGCTGTCCGTTCTTACCTACTACCACATATTTTACTTGTTTATCCTGTAGGATTTCCTGGTAGTAAGTACCGTTCTTTTCGTAGTAGGTATTCCCGTCAATCACCACCGTATTTACTCCATTTGGTAAACCTGGTATCACTACGCCCAATGGAGGATCTACTACCTGGTATTGTTCACGCTGAGTACCTTCGGCTACATATGATTGATAGAAGTATCCATCAGAATAGTAGTAAGGCCCCCATGCCGTGTTGAAAGAAAGGAAGCCATAAGGCAATACATTCACCACGAATCCTATTGGCATGCCGTAATAACGGTATGGACGATAATATGGACGTGGATAATGCGCGTAATAAGGAGAGCGGTAATAACCACCCGCATAAATGCGTGGGCCTACAATAGCTGCACCAATACCGACACCGATCCTGGCGCCACCACCCACAGCGATCCTTCCACCGCCACCACCGAATGCGATACGGCCTCCACCGCCACCGCCCCAATGTCC is a genomic window of Chitinophaga sp. LS1 containing:
- a CDS encoding DUF6515 family protein gives rise to the protein MKNRIYVLLTLIALVSVATVDSASAQRSRGHWGGGGGGRIAFGGGGGRIAVGGGARIGVGIGAAIVGPRIYAGGYYRSPYYAHYPRPYYRPYRYYGMPIGFVVNVLPYGFLSFNTAWGPYYYSDGYFYQSYVAEGTQREQYQVVDPPLGVVIPGLPNGVNTVVIDGNTYYEKNGTYYQEILQDKQVKYVVVGKNGQLDTGKAQDEQPAPAPEPEILQQLPNGCRGVEINGQQLYVSPDGMYYQEVTNADSSRGYKVVGKLSADN